The genomic DNA TTGCACACCACTCTAATAACCTAAAAGTGGACAGTCGGAAGCTTAAACTTTCAGGCACGCGTTCTGATAAGAGTGTGATTGGGATTATTTATACGATTTCTGACATCTGCTGATGAATAAGTTTCTATTAGACGGCTAACTGTGAATCGTAAGGATGACCGCCAATCCTCCGCCGATTGTTCGACGTTGTAGAAGACGCCTTGTTGCTCGAGCATGTATGTCTTTATTATGTGGTTAACGGTTCATACGTCAGGcctgatgatgaaatgaTGTGTGGTTGTACGTATCTCCTCCTAATACTGATGGGATGAGTAATAGCGAACCAGGGCCCTGCGGAAATGCATGAAGCATGGGACATGGGGCACAACATGAACGAAGGAAGGCGCGGAAAAATGCAAGCTCGATGACTGGTGGGTGGTAATATGTAAAATATCTTAATTTTAATTGTTATGGTGTTGTCTTGCGTGATCGTCATACATCTCAAGTCGCGATAAACCGGCGGGAACAAGAGACAAACGGTCTTCAGCGAAGACTCAAGCAGGAAAATAACAATTTCAGCTTCGTTTCGTGCTGAATCGTAAACTGTTATTCAATTTCATTGTCAATACGTAGTATACGTATGCATGTACCTGTCCGACGGTAAGCTGCACAACAGAATCAGAAAAATGGAAATCACAAGATAAGATGATAAGAAAAAATATAAATGAGTAATCATCAACAATAAATAATGAATCACTTTTGTCACACtttgaggaggttgatATGCTAATGCAAAACCACAAAGCAGGCATTGAGTTGATATGGATAGTCACAGGACAGCATCCCTAGCATGCAAGAATCCATGGAGCTTCCCCTGATTACCCACAATAAATGATCTAAAATATTATCCAACCCATCCGCTCTACAATCTTTTTACGctctgctcttctttcccctaccttttccctcgctcatttcctccctctttctcttcaacccctccttcttgaatctttctctcctctcttccctaatcttttcctctcttttctcatctttctccccaaCCTTTTTCCTGTATGCTCCTTTTCGCTCATCTTGCTTcgctttccttctctctgccttatccttcttcaacgttTGGATCTGCTGCAACAGCGtcaccgccttcttctcatcctctcccagCACAACGGCACGAGATTGCATGTAAGTAGGTTTACGTTGCTTTGAGAGTTCTGGCGTCTTGGATGCGAAGGGCAAAGAAGCAGCAAGCTTACGTGGAACCTTGAGAGGATTGAAGCGTCGTGTGGTGCGCTCAATGGGTCGATAGGCTGAATTGGGATCGAGGGGTGTCTTGAGGCCTTCCTCCCGACGAATCTGACCCGTGAGACGCATACCCTGCCACGATTCCTTGTTGGAAAGTAGAAGAGAGCACACAGGATTGTAAAGCTTTTTCGGTTCTATAGAGTACCATGCTCGGAGGAAAACGATATCTGAGAATCGACTGGTCAGAAGATGTAGAAACAGACACAGTGAAATGTTACTCACCCCTCAACAATATTTTGTCTTCAAAGGTTGCTCTGAAGGCACCGTCCGGCTTACTTAGGGCCTTCTTCACCTGACCTCTGATACCAGAGACGGTCTTGATGTTTGCCCCCTCGAATTTGGCCACTTCAAGCCCGGTGTTGAACATGTCCTTGATGAACGCCGTGTTTTTGAAAATCTTGTAAGGCGCACCGGTCAACTTGAGTTTCTTGACAATCTTGGTGGATCGATCAACATCGAGGACGACACCGGTTGCCGATACCCGGAAACCGGGGGCATCCCCTTGCAAAGAGTTGAATGCGCAGAAACCTGTGTTAGGAGCTGAGACGGGACCATAGAATGTGGCGAAACAGTGCATATGCTCCGGAGTGTACTTGAGGTATCGGTTTCTGATGGAATGGTCGTCCAGATGGTAGAGCGGGAGAGTTTGGAATCGACGCCAGCCAAGGGAAAAGATGAGGGGATCATTCGTCTTGAGTGTTTTCGTGAACCACCTGTGTCGCTTGATACGAACAGTGATGAAACCAaatctctcttctgcaGCCAAGAGACCGCCAACAATGATGGGGAATCGAGGATCAAAGTTCTCGATCAACTCATACGGCACAGCTTCAATCTCTAACCTGACGTACATCCCAGAACGATAACCCTCAATTTGCGTCCGGGCATCCAAATCAAGGTTACCAAACTCCTCTTCATTGATCTGCTTTTGGCGAGCCATTTCCGCCTTTTGTTGGTCATAAAAGTCCATTTTGGACGCCTCATCGTCAGAGTCGTCATATTGCTCATCGAACTTGATCTTGAgagcctccttcttctttgctaaAGCAGCGGCGCGCGCATCCTCAACGCTTACTTGAGAAGGCTTGACACCAACGTATGGcacatcatcctcgccaTCGCCTCGGCCATCACTTCCTCCCTCTAGATCCTCGAAatcctcgccctcctcctcatatgcctccccatcctcatctacaCCCTCTCCAGCAACAGGACCGGAGATAAAGAGCCCCCTGAGCGATTCAAGCATTTCCTCGTCCGCCCACTTGTTCTTTAATTGATCCCTGTCTACCTCCTCTTTTACTTGATCACCATCGTCGCCCTTGTTCTCTTCGTGACTGATTCGGAACAAACCCTCATTTTGCAGTTCAgcgaaagaggatgaagcatcggcggaagaaggacgtgTTTTGCCATTGACAATTTCCtctggagaaagaggagtgTCGTATATAAGTGTCATAAGGTTGCGTTTCTTGCGTAGTCTATCGGCCAAAGTGGAGGAAGCACGGGAAGCTAGGTTGCGCTTCCAACCAGgtacatcctcatcatcttcgtccgAAGGGaaatcgtcatcatcctcatcatcaaaaTTGATTCGGCCCCCTTCTTGCTCAAAGCCAGTCGCAAAGGCAAGATCATCGTGATCCGATTCTGACTCGGCGTACGCTAcatctctttcatcctggtcgtcgtcctcgtccGACTCTCCGTTGAGCacacctccttcctcagTATCGCTTCTATCGTCAAACTCGTCGTCTTCACTCTCATCAaactcatcttcatccgctTTGCCAAGCATGGGACCACCAGAACGAGGTTCGGCTTTGCGGCGGACGCGATCCTTGCGTTCCTCAGTGACTTGCAAGGGAGCAGATGAATGGCCAAACAACCTAATTTCAGACGCTTGAATGTTGTCCGCAAACGTTTTTTCGGCATCTTGAAGATCCATAACCATCTTTTCACCCTCGCCCtgaggagcttgaggtgAATCATATTAGTTATTGGCCGGATACTCTCCGGAAATGGAGATGAACTTACTATCTCCTCCTTTAGTGAAGTTACCGGGGACGTTGATGTACACTGCATCCTTGTCATACATTACGCCGCCAACATCGCTCATTGGGGCATGAATCAATTTCGCCTTCTCGCccattttccttcttctttcgctcTCGAGCGtaggaagaggacaaggatCGGCTAATCTCTCGACCTCTTTGACCTCAAGGTCACCGGCACCGGGGATATGAATCTTCGCGTTGCGTGGAGGAAGGTTTGGACCGCGAACATAACCATAGAGAGTGATTGTCCGATCTATCTTGGCGTTCTCACGAATAGCCTCTCGGGGTGTTAGATCTTGAATTCTGTCAGCCACTAGGTAGGGATGTTGGTTTCGGAAGACAAGAGGGCGGAATTTCATAACAGAGATGAATCTTGACAAAAGGTTGATTTCCGCATCAGGGTAACGCCCGTTCATAACACCtgaaagggagaagagcttgGCCCCCTGATAGATTTCCGTCCAGAAACGATGCTTGAGGCGCTTTTTGGTGTCTTTAAGGGTGGAGGCTTTCTTGATAAGATCGACATGAGTGAGAACTCCGATGACTTTTGGAAACCCATGGGATTGAAGAATGTTGAGGAATTCAAAAGTTTCCTGAATAGCAAGTTAGCTAAATATTGTCGGGCGAAAGAAGCGGCTTGCCATTTCAAATCCAAAACTACCATCGATCATCAAAAGCACCAAGTCGACCACTTTACCCAAGTCAATCATGCTGTTAAGATCATTTCCACATTCGATAAAAGTGATTCTCCTGGTCTTGCCAGAAACAACAGTCACAGGGCCCTGCGGCTGGGAGAGATTGTGCTTCGTGAACCTCCTGACAAGAGATCGCAGTAAAGTTGTCTTTCCCACACCAGGAGGGCCAACAATGCCGACGACGATGGGCGGAGGTGGCAAGGCACCTTCGTCcattcctttgcctttttcatTGGTGACCTTGCGTTCCTCAGGGTTACGATTGACCAGCGGGACATGGAGACGCTGTTGGTTTTTCTCGGCGGTACGCCTGGCCGCTCTATCGGCTGCTCTGAAGGAGGTGTTTGTGAATGCCTGTGTAAGGGTGAGTGTAAGGGTGGGGAATTGCAGGGCGCTATGTACGTACCTTGGGGTTGAAATTTTTCCCGCCTGAGCGGTCTACACCCTTTGCGGCATCTTTCTTTGCGTGCTTCGCACCAGCTGATGGCTTGTGGTGGGCCTTGTGGGGGGCTTCCATCGCGGCGAGAATATGTAGTGCTATTGCTGCGTGAAGAACTTTTGCACTTGTAAATACTCACCCCGGTGGAGGCAACGGGATCAAATTGGGGTGACGTGGATTAAATGCCCACtaacaaagaagaagcgtaGATTGACAAAAGTCCCCTCTGAGTCTCTCGCTGAAATAATTCCATCGAGCGACCAGCCGTCTCCGAACCTCCACCCACCACGTCCACCGGCCCTCATGGTAAACTCTCCCCCACAAGGCCTCCCGCCAATaaagctcaagctctctctcACAAACATACACCAACCCTCCACCCCTACTCCCACACACAATAAGAAGGGCAAGCGCGCCGCTCCTCCCATAGACGCCCACGATGCCAACTCGTCTTCCCTTTTGCCGCGCCCCAAACTCAAGCCCAATGCCGCCGGTCCATCCGCCTTCCGTATAAGTCTTCCGGCGGTAGGGTCTTCCACTGCGGACCTTTCAACTGTGGCGACTCCTGTCCCGTCGACTGCATCTTCCCCTGCCAACCCCATAACTCCTTCGGGGTCTGCATCAAAAGCCCAAACAAGTCCCGGTAAGAAGTCATCTATCAAGAAATCTGCAAAACCCTTAGCGTCCAAGAAAAAGACTGGCCCTAGACGGCCGCCGTCTGCCATCCCTCAAAGATTGTTGTCCTCAACTTCCACTACGCCGTCAAAACCCAGTGCTGCTATTCCCGAGACACCCACACAGGTCAAGGCTGAGCCCGAAGATATATCGcctgcttcttcgtccatTCCGCCAGCTGAAGAAGTTACTGGTATATCAACACCATCGCAGAACGGCGGTGAAGAGACCCCTGGAACAGGCAAACGACCGACCAAGTGGATGCGTGTGAAAAAGCCATTGAAAGAGCTTTTGCAGAAGATTATGGTCGAAATTagaaaaaaggatgacTATGCGCTGTTTGAAGAACCTGGTCAGTCCTCTTAAACCTTGATTTAAAAGTAGGATTTACGCTGATGAGCATATAGTCGACCTGGAGGCTTTCCCTGACTATCTTGATGTTATCGGCGGAGAAGATAATATGATGGATATGGGCACCATGCAAGCCAAGGTTGATCGCAACGAGTACCGAAATATTGAACAAATTGAGGTGAGTACCCTACTATGTACTGCTATCAGCTCCTTACGGGTGACTACTAACAAGTAAATTGAATAGGCTGATCTTCGAACACTTGCAAGTGCTGCGCAAAAGTTCAATCCGCCCGGGTCAGTCCCTCACAAATCGGCAGGGATCATCCTCGCCCATGGTCTCAAGCACATTGAACGTTCTCGCCCTCTTGTTTTGACCCCTCCTTCCAGTCCTCGAGACTCTGCCACACCCGCCAGAGCGACATCTGTCCTTTCTACCCGCGAGTTGACAGCCGCtctggaagagaggaaggcaagggaCGATGTGCCTCCCCATCTTTACATTCCGGAAGAGATGCTTTCTTTCCCACCCAACAGTGTTATGGCCCGAGCAGTCGGGTGGAATCTCAACGGAGGTAAACGTATGTACAACAAGCGTATCTCTCGTGCGCGTGAAAAGTTTGGCGGGAAATGGCGCAACTGGACGACAGACGGTAGTCGCGATATCGCAGAAGCGGATGATATCCACTTGCTCTTTGATCCGTGGCGGGTGAGGACAGgtgaagaatggagaaagGTCCCTGACTGGCAGGCGCTGAGGAATGAGACAAACTGGTGGGAACTGGAaatgcctccaccaccaccccaGTCAGCGGCTCAGCAAGCTCCCTTACCGTTTAATCCTGGGGAGCCTCGATTGGACAAGGTGCCCCTCCATGATTTTGTCCCTTACGATTTCGGCCAGTATCCTTCCATATCATCCGAAATATCCTTCTTACGTCAGCGTATACCGAATCtatctgaagaagaagatattcTTTCCGAACACATCCGGCCAGTTTATCCTCGATTAAAAAAGGGTGAATCAGCCCCGCCACCTAATCTTGTAAATATATATGATGGGCCGCTCAGAAGAACAGCAGGCGATTGGGTGAGGGAGATGGCCACTGGGGGCGTGATAGGGGAGGCATACATTGATAGTCTTAATAGGTTCGTCAAGGGAGCGATGAAGGAGGGTGCCGAGAAGGATTTGTCTGGCGAGCAGGATACCAAGCCAAATTTGGGAAGCGAGCAGCTTCCGCTGGACGAATACGTCATGACCAGCTACCACAcgcccttcctccaaacTTCTACCCGACAAACGATTCACGACACCCTTGGCCATCTTTCGCCTTTATCTGCACGTCCCGATTACATCCTTCCTTTGGCCAAGGCCGCATATGCCCGTGTCGCACTTCGTCTGCTCACGGGCCCATCAAATCCCATGGATATCAAGCCGCTCTTGCGGGAGGAAGGTGATTTCATGTACCAAGGGGTCGGTGGCAAG from Cryptococcus neoformans var. neoformans JEC21 chromosome 3 sequence includes the following:
- a CDS encoding GTP binding protein, putative, with translation MEAPHKAHHKPSAGAKHAKKDAAKGVDRSGGKNFNPKAFTNTSFRAADRAARRTAEKNQQRLHVPLVNRNPEERKVTNEKGKGMDEGALPPPPIVVGIVGPPGVGKTTLLRSLVRRFTKHNLSQPQGPVTVVSGKTRRITFIECGNDLNSMIDLGKVVDLVLLMIDGSFGFEMETFEFLNILQSHGFPKVIGVLTHVDLIKKASTLKDTKKRLKHRFWTEIYQGAKLFSLSGVMNGRYPDAEINLLSRFISVMKFRPLVFRNQHPYLVADRIQDLTPREAIRENAKIDRTITLYGYVRGPNLPPRNAKIHIPGAGDLEVKEVERLADPCPLPTLESERRRKMGEKAKLIHAPMSDVGGVMYDKDAVYINVPGNFTKGGDTPQGEGEKMVMDLQDAEKTFADNIQASEIRLFGHSSAPLQVTEERKDRVRRKAEPRSGGPMLGKADEDEFDESEDDEFDDRSDTEEGGVLNGESDEDDDQDERDVAYAESESDHDDLAFATGFEQEGGRINFDDEDDDDFPSDEDDEDVPGWKRNLASRASSTLADRLRKKRNLMTLIYDTPLSPEEIVNGKTRPSSADASSSFAELQNEGLFRISHEENKGDDGDQVKEEVDRDQLKNKWADEEMLESLRGLFISGPVAGEGVDEDGEAYEEEGEDFEDLEGGSDGRGDGEDDVPYVGVKPSQVSVEDARAAALAKKKEALKIKFDEQYDDSDDEASKMDFYDQQKAEMARQKQINEEEFGNLDLDARTQIEGYRSGMYVRLEIEAVPYELIENFDPRFPIIVGGLLAAEERFGFITVRIKRHRWFTKTLKTNDPLIFSLGWRRFQTLPLYHLDDHSIRNRYLKYTPEHMHCFATFYGPVSAPNTGFCAFNSLQGDAPGFRVSATGVVLDVDRSTKIVKKLKLTGAPYKIFKNTAFIKDMFNTGLEVAKFEGANIKTVSGIRGQVKKALSKPDGAFRATFEDKILLRDIVFLRAWYSIEPKKLYNPVCSLLLSNKESWQGMRLTGQIRREEGLKTPLDPNSAYRPIERTTRRFNPLKVPRKLAASLPFASKTPELSKQRKPTYMQSRAVVLGEDEKKAVTLLQQIQTLKKDKAERRKAKQDERKGAYRKKVGEKDEKREEKIREERRERFKKEGLKRKREEMSEGKGRGKKSRA